The segment CCGGTTTTTTGCACGCGCCTTCTTCCGGATAATGGCCGGCAGCCGCGCCCGCACGGGCGCGCCGCCCACAACGACAACAAGCCTCCCGGAGACGCCCGCCATGACCGCCACGCTTCCCGCCGCCTACCGCCGCCTCTGGCCGCTCGCCGTCGCCGCCGCCCTCGCCTACGGCCTCTCGCTTGCCGCCGCGCCCTATCCCGGACAGGCCGCCGCGAAAGCCGCGATGGGCGTGCTGCTGCTCGCGGCGGGCGTGACCTGCGGCGCGCCGCGCGAACGCGCATGGCTGTGCGCGGCGCTCGCGACCGCCGTGCTCGGCGACGTGCTGCTCGCGCTGCCCGGCTGGCCGCCGTCGTTCGTCGGCGGGCTCGGCGCGTTCCTGCTCACGCATCTGGGTTACTGCGCGATCTTCGTCCCGTGGCGCGCGCGACCGCGCGGCTGGCGCGTCGCCGCGCTGGCGGGGCTATGGATTGCGGCGCCGGCGTTCTACGCCGCGTTCTTCCCGCATCTCGGCGAGCTGGCCGCGCCGGTCGCCGTCTACATGCTCGTGCTGTGCGCGATGGCGAGCTTCGCGCTCGCCGCACGCACCCGCGGCCCGCTCGTCGCGCTCGGCAGCCTGATCTTCGTCGGCTCCGACACGCTGATCGGCGTCGGCCGCTTCCTCGGCGGCTTCACCGGCATCGACTACCTGATCTGGGCGCTGTACGCGCTCGCGCAGGTCACGATCGTCGCCGGGGTTTTCCATGAGACGGCCGGCCGATCGTTCCGGCCCTGATTCGATTTCAAACAGACCGCCGCGCACCGGCGGTCTGCGCCATCCCCCGCCAACCCGCGTTCCACGGGCTTCGCCGGACCGCCGGCCGACCTGCCCAGCACCGCGTTCAAACCCGTCTCCGCCTTTTCCCGCAAGGCTTCCGGCCATTAGAGCCCACCGTCTAGCCCCTTGCGGTTTCCAGGTTCACCCTCTATCGTTACATCAACCAATGTAACATTCAAAAATGAGCCATAACGGAGACACCCGGATGAATGCTCGCACGTTGCCTTACGCCCCCCCTGGTCACGACGGCCCCGACGAAACCGTCGACATCGCCATCATCGGCACCGGCTTTGCCGGTCTCGGGATGGCCATTCGCCTGCGGCAGACGGGCGTGACCGATTTCGTCGTCCTCGAGAAGGCGGCGTCGGTCGGCGGCACGTGGCGCGACAACCATTACCCCGGGTGTGCATGCGACGTGCAATCGCACGTCTACTCGTTCTCGTTCGCGCCGAACCCGCGCTGGACGCGCATGTTCGCGCCGCAGCCGGAGATCCGCGCCTATCTCGAAGACTGCGTGCAGCGCTTCGGAATCGGCGCGCACCTGCGCCTGAACCACGCGCTGCAGCGCGCCGAGTACGACGAGACCGCGCAACGCTGGCGCCTCGCGTTCGCGAACGGCAAGCGGCTGTCGGCGCGCGTGCTGGTGTCGGGCATGGGCGGCCTGTCGCGCGCGGCGCTGCCGGCGATCCCGGGCGTCGAGACCTTCAAGGGCCGCGCGTTCCACTCGCAGCAGTGGGACCACGACTATTCGCTCGACGGCAAGCGCGTCGCGGTGATCGGCACCGGCGCGAGCGCGATCCAGTTCGTGCCGCAGATCGCGCCGCGCGTGAAGGAGCTCGCGCTGTTCCAGCGCACGCCGCCGTGGATCATGCCGAAGCCGGACCGCAACGTGACGAAGCTCGAACAGTGGCTGTTCCGCACGCTGCCGTTCACGCAGAAGGCCGTCCGGAGCGGC is part of the Burkholderia ubonensis subsp. mesacidophila genome and harbors:
- a CDS encoding lysoplasmalogenase, which produces MTATLPAAYRRLWPLAVAAALAYGLSLAAAPYPGQAAAKAAMGVLLLAAGVTCGAPRERAWLCAALATAVLGDVLLALPGWPPSFVGGLGAFLLTHLGYCAIFVPWRARPRGWRVAALAGLWIAAPAFYAAFFPHLGELAAPVAVYMLVLCAMASFALAARTRGPLVALGSLIFVGSDTLIGVGRFLGGFTGIDYLIWALYALAQVTIVAGVFHETAGRSFRP